A stretch of Sebastes fasciatus isolate fSebFas1 chromosome 19, fSebFas1.pri, whole genome shotgun sequence DNA encodes these proteins:
- the smad2 gene encoding mothers against decapentaplegic homolog 2 isoform X1, translating to MSSILPFTPPVVKRLLGWKKTPAGSGGAGGGIGGAGEQNGGGQEDKWCEKAVKSLVKKLKKTGQLDELEKAISTQNSNTKCVTIPSNCSDLWGLGSGHTIEQWDSSGMYGYHDHGRSLDGRLQVSHRKGLPHVIYCRLWRWPDLHSHHELRAIDSCQFAFNLKKDEVCVNPYHYQRVETPVLPPVLVPRHTEILTELPPLDDFTNSIPENTNFPAGIDPPNNYIPETPPPGYISEDGENSDQQMNQSMESGSPAEMSPSALSPVSHGLDLQPVTYSEPAFWCSIAYYELNQRVGETFHASQPSLTVDGFTDPSNSERFCLGLLSNVNRNATVEMTRRHIGRGVRLYYIGGEVFAECLSDSAIFVQSPNCNQRYGWHPATVCKIPPGCNLKIFNNQEFAALLAQSVNQGFEAVYQLTRMCTIRMSFVKGWGAEYRRQTVTSTPCWIELHLNGPLQWLDKVLTQMGSPSVRCSSMS from the exons ATGTCCTCCATCCTTCCCTTCACTCCCCCGGTAGTGAAGCGCCTCCTGGGATGGAAGAAGACTCCGGCAGGGAgcggaggagcaggaggaggcatCGGAGGTGCAGGGGAGCAGaatggaggaggacaggaggataAGTGGTGTGAAAAGGCTGTGAAGAGCTTGGTGAAGAAGCTGAAGAAGACTGGGCAGCTGGATGAGCTTGAGAAGGCCATCAGTACGCAGAACAGCAACACCAAGTGTGTCACCATACCCAG taaTTGCTCAGATCTATGGGGTCTAGGCTCAGGCCACACGATAGAGCAGTGGGACTCTTCAGGCATGTACGGATACCATGACCACGGCAG GTCACTGGACGGCCGCCTTCAGGTGTCCCATCGCAAAGGCCTGCCCCACGTCATCTACTGCCGCCTGTGGAGATGGCCCGACCTTCACAGCCACCATGAGCTGAGGGCCATCGACTCCTGCCAGTTCGCCTTCAACCTCAAAAAGGATGAAGTGTGTGTCAATCCCTACCATTACCAGAGAGTGGAGACGCCTG TGCTGCCTCCAGTGTTGGTGCCACGCCACACAGAGATTCTGACAGAGCTTCCTCCTCTAGATGACTTTACAAACTCCATCCCCGAAAACACCAACTTCCCTGCCGGCATAGACCCTCCTAATAACTATATACCAG AGACACCTCCCCCTGGCTACATCAGTGAAGATGGAGAAAACAGCGACCAACAGATGAATCAAAGTATGGAATCAG GCTCACCAGCAGAAATGTCACCCAGCGCCCTGTCACCTGTCAGTCATGGCCTGG ACCTTCAGCCGGTTACATACAGTGAACCAGCTTTCTGGTGCTCGATAGCCTACTACGAGCTAAACCAGCGGGTCGGAGAGACGTTCCACGCCTCGCAGCCGTCACTGACAGTCGACGGCTTCACCGACCCCTCCAACTCTGAGCGCTTCTGTCTGGGGCTTCTCAGCAACGTTAACAGGAACGCAACTGTCGAAATGACAAGGAGACATAtag GTCGTGGTGTAAGGTTGTATTACATCGGAGGGGAGGTTTTCGCCGAGTGCCTCAGCGACAGTGCCATTTTCGTCCAGAGTCCCAACTGCAACCAGCGATACGGCTGGCACCCAGCCACAGTCTGCAAGATACCCCCAG gctGTAATCTGAAGATTTTTAACAACCAGGAGTTTGCTGCGCTGCTGGCTCAGTCAGTCAACCAGGGGTTCGAGGCAGTCTACCAACTAACCAGGATGTGCACCATCAGAATGAGCTTCGTCAAGGGCTGgggagcagagtacag ACGTCAGACGGTAACCAGCACTCCCTGTTGGATTGAGCTGCATCTCAACGGCCCCCTCCAGTGGTTGGATAAGGTGCTGACCCAGATGGGGTCACCGTCAGTGCGCTGCTCCAGTATGTCCTAA
- the smad2 gene encoding mothers against decapentaplegic homolog 2 isoform X2 translates to MSSILPFTPPVVKRLLGWKKTPAGSGGAGGGIGGAGEQNGGGQEDKWCEKAVKSLVKKLKKTGQLDELEKAISTQNSNTKCVTIPRSLDGRLQVSHRKGLPHVIYCRLWRWPDLHSHHELRAIDSCQFAFNLKKDEVCVNPYHYQRVETPVLPPVLVPRHTEILTELPPLDDFTNSIPENTNFPAGIDPPNNYIPETPPPGYISEDGENSDQQMNQSMESGSPAEMSPSALSPVSHGLDLQPVTYSEPAFWCSIAYYELNQRVGETFHASQPSLTVDGFTDPSNSERFCLGLLSNVNRNATVEMTRRHIGRGVRLYYIGGEVFAECLSDSAIFVQSPNCNQRYGWHPATVCKIPPGCNLKIFNNQEFAALLAQSVNQGFEAVYQLTRMCTIRMSFVKGWGAEYRRQTVTSTPCWIELHLNGPLQWLDKVLTQMGSPSVRCSSMS, encoded by the exons ATGTCCTCCATCCTTCCCTTCACTCCCCCGGTAGTGAAGCGCCTCCTGGGATGGAAGAAGACTCCGGCAGGGAgcggaggagcaggaggaggcatCGGAGGTGCAGGGGAGCAGaatggaggaggacaggaggataAGTGGTGTGAAAAGGCTGTGAAGAGCTTGGTGAAGAAGCTGAAGAAGACTGGGCAGCTGGATGAGCTTGAGAAGGCCATCAGTACGCAGAACAGCAACACCAAGTGTGTCACCATACCCAG GTCACTGGACGGCCGCCTTCAGGTGTCCCATCGCAAAGGCCTGCCCCACGTCATCTACTGCCGCCTGTGGAGATGGCCCGACCTTCACAGCCACCATGAGCTGAGGGCCATCGACTCCTGCCAGTTCGCCTTCAACCTCAAAAAGGATGAAGTGTGTGTCAATCCCTACCATTACCAGAGAGTGGAGACGCCTG TGCTGCCTCCAGTGTTGGTGCCACGCCACACAGAGATTCTGACAGAGCTTCCTCCTCTAGATGACTTTACAAACTCCATCCCCGAAAACACCAACTTCCCTGCCGGCATAGACCCTCCTAATAACTATATACCAG AGACACCTCCCCCTGGCTACATCAGTGAAGATGGAGAAAACAGCGACCAACAGATGAATCAAAGTATGGAATCAG GCTCACCAGCAGAAATGTCACCCAGCGCCCTGTCACCTGTCAGTCATGGCCTGG ACCTTCAGCCGGTTACATACAGTGAACCAGCTTTCTGGTGCTCGATAGCCTACTACGAGCTAAACCAGCGGGTCGGAGAGACGTTCCACGCCTCGCAGCCGTCACTGACAGTCGACGGCTTCACCGACCCCTCCAACTCTGAGCGCTTCTGTCTGGGGCTTCTCAGCAACGTTAACAGGAACGCAACTGTCGAAATGACAAGGAGACATAtag GTCGTGGTGTAAGGTTGTATTACATCGGAGGGGAGGTTTTCGCCGAGTGCCTCAGCGACAGTGCCATTTTCGTCCAGAGTCCCAACTGCAACCAGCGATACGGCTGGCACCCAGCCACAGTCTGCAAGATACCCCCAG gctGTAATCTGAAGATTTTTAACAACCAGGAGTTTGCTGCGCTGCTGGCTCAGTCAGTCAACCAGGGGTTCGAGGCAGTCTACCAACTAACCAGGATGTGCACCATCAGAATGAGCTTCGTCAAGGGCTGgggagcagagtacag ACGTCAGACGGTAACCAGCACTCCCTGTTGGATTGAGCTGCATCTCAACGGCCCCCTCCAGTGGTTGGATAAGGTGCTGACCCAGATGGGGTCACCGTCAGTGCGCTGCTCCAGTATGTCCTAA